The Rhipicephalus microplus isolate Deutch F79 chromosome 4, USDA_Rmic, whole genome shotgun sequence sequence ACTTGGTGGCTAATGGTGTAGTGTGTACTACTTGTATAACCACGTGATGGCGCTGCATTCTGTCTGTTGGCATCGGGCAAACGGCAGCGAAAGCGGTGGCTGGTCAGTGCAAAGTATCGCGGCAAGTCAGCCCGCACTTTACAGCTTATACGTCCTGTATTGTATAGTGTGTAGCCACTGAAGGTTACAAAGAACGCCGCGTATACCTGCTGCGTGTCTGAGCTAAGCCCAATGCTACAGCACATCCTTCGTCCTACTCGAGTCAGCGTAACCATCATGACACATGGATTGTATACCTAAGATCGGCATTGGCATCTAGAATGCAGTAAACTGAAGCTGAAACACACTGACAGCCAAAATTAGGCTACAACAattaaatgaataaaataaataaataaataaataaataaataaataaataaataaacacataaaAGGTATAGACTACTCAGCCTCGTTCCACTTACACGCTCGCCTTCACTACCTGCTCGGGATGGCTTCTAGTCAACTCTTCCTATTTGTAAAAGCCGCTGCCGAGGTTAAGTATTCTTTCCCCTATTAACAATGCTTCCGTAAAGTAAGAGAAATAGTTCGGACAGCTTGCACTAAGCCGCGCACACTTGGGCACAGCGAAGCACGGGCTCGTCGTACTCCCCATCGACTGACACGCCTACGGCTTCCTCGTCGAGAGTACACACTTTCTTAGGACGCCCCGTAGAGAGACAATCGGACGCAGCCAAGCCAAGTGGTGTGCTATCTGGCTGCGAGACAGCTTGGCAGTAAGCGCTCGGGGTTATACTGCTTcagatagctttttttttcgtctgtcaTGAACCGGGCCCGCTTGTGGCGCTAGATCTCGCAAACCGAACCGCAATAAAAGTTGTTTTATAACCACTGGACTTGAGCTGTTACAGTGCCTCTAGCCAATCAGTTTTACATGTATTACAGAAGGGAGTATGGTATGATTATACTAATACTTTTTGGTGTTTCacgccccgaaaccacgatatcatgATGATAgaagccatagtggagagctctggtgatttcgaccacctggggttctttaacgtgtaacGTGCACCTCAATTttagtacatgggcctctagaaTTTCATCTCCATCAAAATGCTGTTTCCGCGGCtgggattcaataccgcgaccttCGCTTCAGCTATCAAGTGGTATACGATGACTAGAACCATGCACTATACAGCGGGTTGGGCTTACTTCATACGTGCGTGTCACTATTCACAAAGAAGTAATCAACTAATCACTTTCTATTTGACGTTGTTCGAATAATAAATGCACTTTTCTATTGCTAGGCGATCATGCACGCTATAAGTGATATTAAAACAGACAGCGGTGCTTACAAAGAAAAATGCTCTTAACAAGCTCATGTCACTTCGCCTAAACGctgaaaaaagttaaaaaaaaacaatttttttttttcatcagcaaGATTGCGTCAAGTGCCATGACGGGCTGTACTCTCTGGAAACATTTTAGTTGTCTCTCCACGTGTTGCTAGTGTACGCGACTCGTCTTTTCTTGCCACCGCTAAGTGCAGTTCATCACGATTAACGTGCTTAATTATGCATTTGCAGCTGCGTAATGGAATCTTCAATTCCAATGTCAATGCACGCCCAGGAAATCGACTTTATTTGCGCGAACTTCTAGCTTAAAATCTGTTCTCTCTCAGATAAGTAAGCGAGTTATTAATTTCACCTCTTGGCTAAGCATTTTAGAGAGTTCCGCAGAGCTCTGTTAAGTTGTCCATATCCATACAGACCTACGTGAAAGTCGTATAGGGCCAGAATTTTGAGGAGTGCAAGTATCCTTCGAACACAATTATATGTGCCAAAAATTATTTCATACATCATATATGAATTTTAAGCGACTGTTATTTGTTTCAcgacttttcctttttttgcatGCACCTATTACTTGTTTAGAATGCTCTCTTAAACATTTTCCTacgcacatgttttttttttactggagaGCAATTTACTTCGGCAGGAATAGTTGCTGACATTTCACCTTCTCCAATTACCTCAGACTGTAACAACTCGTCAGACGAATATACAAAACGTACTCATGATACATCAAGAACGGACTGGTATATGAATGATTCGAGTATGGGCTGAGGGTGGCGGAGGTGGTAAATAAGGGAAGCCGACGTACGCAAGTTCTGTAACAAAGTACAGTCACGTGTTTCAGCTGGAATACATTATTCGCTACACTCTTAATCAGGCACGGCTTAAATTCTGGTCATGATAAGGGAACTAGAAGAATGTACAATTTCCTGGCTGTAACTAGCGCTTTAAGCGGGACGGGATTATAATAGTGTAAACAAGCAAGGAAAATTGATAACCACCGTAGCACGAAGTTACTAAAAAATCCTGATGGATTTCTCAAAGAAAGGTTCTTAGTTGTCGGAAAACTCATTCTGGTTTTTACGTGCTTCGAGTTGTTGATGAATCGGTTCTCGCGTTGCCGCCTGGCTAGCTTTATCGTTGGCTCAACTGAAAGAGCGACCGCACAGAAAAATCGTGGTTCACGGGTTTGATCCCCATACCAGGACGTCTTTTGGCAACTAAGGAACTTTCTCCAGGAGAAGTCCATATAGATTTTCCAGCGGCTTTTTGCTTCAAACGAGTGGTTACCAATCTTAACTTCTCAACCCTTAAGTCACCGTGCGGGATTTCGTAAAACTGATTTGAAAAAAGTTCTTCACTTTAACTCCATCAGAGTTAAGTATATGGAAGACTTCGTAAATACATAAACTTGTACGTATGATGTTGCTCGTCCAGAATGAATAAGCAGCCGTGGTAAATGCGATGCCGTTTTTATTCGCGAAACCAATGAGTTCGTCTCGATGTTATTTTTTCGCAATCAATATCACTTCTTGTCCGCAGGAACTCAAGGAGTTCCAGAACAACCTGCATGGTTCGCAGACAGGAAGCGTTAGCACACCCGAGTTGGTGTTGGGCATCCGATTTTCTGACTATCTGGACGAGGCGGAGGTGGCGCATCACCCGTCGGCAATAGAGGACCTGACAAGGAAAGACATATTTTGTCTGTAGACATTCGTTAAcactgactgattgatttgtaaggtttaacgtcccaaaaccaccatatggttatgagagacgccgtagtggagggctccggaaatttcgaccacctggggttttttaacgtgcacccaaatctgagcacacgggcctacagcattttcaccaccatcagaaatgcagccgccgcagccgggattcgatcccgtgacctgcgggtcagcatacgagtatcttagccactagaccaccgtagtggGACAACACTACCAGTGTATATTTGCACACGGTGAATTaattaataaataattaaatCACGAACTTGTAATGCTACCAAATATTTATTAATTAAACATTTAAATAAACAGATTGTGAAATCAATCAAAAAAGTATTGCTGCGGCATTGCGTGGCTATGCTTCAAAACCTTGCCATAAAAaactctctctatatatatagcCTGAGTGTCGGCCCAGCAGTATTGAGAATATTAGAAAACCTGTCAAGAAATATAAAACTAGGTTTTATGGTAATGATGTCGGATGTATCTCGATATTGCATATAAGTAAGCGGAAGTATTTGAAGTATTTGAAGCTTTTAAACACCTCCGGGAGAACGTGTGAAACACGTAATAAAATAGTGGCTGTATTCATTATTGCGGAATGTGCAGTAGTACTTTGATTTCATGGAAGTGGTATTTAATAAACGTTCTGATCAGAGAGGTAATACTACAGCACTGTAGTTCATTGTTTACTGGTAAGTTCCTTAAAAATTAGCTGGATAACCTCTCCATCCTTTCTCCTTCCTTCATACTCCTCTTTCAGAATTTATAGAGGAAACAATATAAAAAAAGCTGTCCAAAGGAAGGAAACAACACGAAAAATTAGAAACCAGACAAAGAAGGAGACATGCAGAGTGCTGACTTACAACATAAATTTTATTCTTCAAACTACGCATATATACCTATGCAGTAAttgaaagaagaagaaacaaCAGTGATAGTCAAAGATAGATATAAAATGAACATCTTAAAGCCGTTCTCAAAGTGCGGGCAAATAACTTCTGTTCGTGTCCTTCTTTGTCTGGCTTCTCGTTTTTCGTGCTGTTTCCTTCCAATATGTCATATATACCAACACGCTCAAGCAACAACTTTAGCTGTTTAAAGAAATGATTATACAGTAACTCTGTTGGGCAAATCTAATTTCCGCAATTTCAATAGAACGCAGTCTTCACAGAGGACAATATTATGacgtttcaataaaaaaaaagctatttatGCTGTTTTGACTGAGTAAACACAGTTTGTACCACTTCTTGTTTTTATGATAGTCGTCAAATGACGCACAAATTTGCAGTTCCTCTTTTTCTGCGCACGTTCGTGCTTGTGGCTGTGCAAGATCTACACGCCGGCTGAATTTTCTACCTTTCAATAAAGAGTTTTTTTGGTCTCTCTCTTTAATACAGTTCTAATGACTCACTCCTCTTTTGTGTGTTGTTGAAATCTTAACTGCTTATGTGTAGTACGATAAGTTGAACCTTGCTTCTCCAAGTGAAATAATGAATGTTATTGTTTGCTTTGCAGACATCTTCCCATCAGCATTTTAGTTGTCCAAACACACATTGATCGTCGGGTGGGAAGCGTTCCCGTGATTGGCACTTTGTTGGGCAAGTTAGAAGGTACACGTGGCAAGTCCATGAACGTGCCAACGTTGGTGAGTACGCTGTTATCACGAAAGGTGTCGACGTTCAGCTTTTGCGGATGAGTGAAAACGTAGAGTATATGTAAAGTATGCCCAGCAGTACGCTGCATCAATATGTAATTGCAGCCGAGATCCTCAGTTCTGACAGCATCTTGTGATGCAGTTCTCGCTGGAAGCTTGTTGACAACACTGCATTGTGGTGAAGATGCTTGGTAGCGGCAGATTTAGGCAAAAGTAGCTTCATTCAGAGATGCTTTACGAGGTTGAAGTCACTTTTGCATTTTATTTGTTCAATCGTATACAAATACAAAGCTTCGTGGCACCATGTGATGATGTTTACCATATATTTGGAATAAGATAGGTATAGTAAAGGTGATTCCAATGtgttttttagatgcgaaacGCGCAAGAATTTGTCATTACAAAATTTTTCGAAATTCGTTCTTGCAATGTTCTCGTTTGATCATATATTTAAGAAAACATGTGCATTGATATGTAGCCCATATTTTGATTGAAAGCACAGGCGATGGGAGCGGGGTTGATATTGTTGCAACAGAGCTTGGGCGCCAGTATttcgtttttttcccctttacTGCTGCGTTCACATTTCCACGAGCTGATTAGAGACGATGTTCATGATGGGTTGCCATAGCTCGGAAACGTCTGGACGAAGGACAAAATGAACGCGACTCATATATGAAATAATGTTACAAATGGGTATTTGTTATTGGGGCACATCCTTATAAACGACACCATGCGTCGGCACTATAATCTTCGGGCATTGGGATATCGTATTACCTCTGAGTGTGTAGATGTACATTTCACAAAGTGGTTCGGTTTAAGAACAACTTTGAGAATTTAGCGGCTTCAAAAGAAGCTTTTGTGACTCCCTTCAGTACTGTCCCTCACGACTAACGGTTATAATTTATGTTTGAGAAATAATTACCGTCATTACTGCAGTAAATACAAGAAATAATATTCATAATGAGCATTTATGCACTAACGCAAGTGTGTCTGATGCTTTCTTAGACCAATGCGATCTCTAGTCTCAAGGCTGCCAATATTACGGGCGACGTGAGAGTGCTGCTGTCGTTCACTATGATCGTTGGACACTTCCATCTGAACCATAGCTTTAGCCTACCCGCACGACCCTCAACCAACTGGGAAGCGATGTCGTGGACCATGGATGGTTTTCAAAAGGTACACAGCTTAATGTCAGTGAAATTTGCTGTACAAGGGCTGTAAAAGTGCTGTATAAATGATTTATAAGGGCAATACTGCATGCATTACCATAGAAGAACTGTATTTAACTGAGAAAATTGACTGAAAAGTTGTCTAAATACTGCATAAGGGCTGCATAGAAAAGCTATATGTACTGTATAAATGCTGTATGAGGGCTGTACTGCATAAGTAACGTAAATAAGCATGGATGCTTTTCAAAGCTTGGTGCTGCTTGAAACACAGCTTGGGGCTTGTAGGCGATAGTACAAAGGCTGTAGAAGTTTAGTATATGCATTTTAATGTGGCATTACTGCATAAGTTACTGTGAAAAGGACTGTATTTATACTAATGGGTCGTGTAAATACTTTATAAGGGCTGCCTAAGTACTTTATAAATACTGTGTGCGACGTTAAAATTCTTATGTTAGGGTGTTACTGCGTAAATTATTGCAGAAAGGCTGCATGCAAATGTGCATGGATAGTTTTAAAAAGGTACACAGCCTGGGGCTTGGAGAAGTTACTTTATAAGGGATGTATGAGTATACTGTATAAGGTCTACATAAGTGATCTGTAAAGACGTTGCTACATTAGTTACTCTAGAAAGGCTGCATATAACTGAGCATGTCTACTAAAGAGCTTTCATGTAGAGCCAGCCACATTAATTGACATATGCTGGTTATGGTTCCTGTAGTGTTTAATGCCATGATTAGCTGCAGTCCACACCCTGATTTTTGCTCCTGTTGCATGAATTTTTAATCAACAGCTTCCGTTGTAAACTTGCTTCGCCATCTAAAGGTTTCTAAGCGACTCTCGTATTATGCAATATGGCAGTTTTCCAAGGTTGGCGCTCACTAATGAAAACAAGTTTTTTCGTTATGAAAACGCAAAAGACACTGTTTACCACACCGCAGAGATCATTTTTCCTTAAAGCTGAAAGTTTTATCGAGGCCATGTTTTTAAAACCGGCAGACATGCAAGAACAACGCTACTTTTGATGTTGTCGGAGACGGAATTCTACGATACGAGGGAATAAAGGGCACGGAAGTCTTCTGTTTTGAAGACATCTCCACAATCACCCAAAAGGTGAGTATGCTGCAACAGGTGGGTGGTGGTCGATTCTTAACGCTCCATCCGCTGCGTGTCTCGAGTAATGTAAGACACACTGTTATTTTATTCTATTTACTCAGTTGTTGACCATGTATATTATCGTAAATGAaggcagcacacacacacacacacacacacacacacacacacacacacacacacacacacacacacacacacacacacacacacacacacacacacacacacacacacacacacacacacacacacacacacacacatatatatatatatatatatatatatatatatatatatatatatatatatatatatatatatatatatatatatatatatatatatatatatatatatatatatatattgccacgttccatttcccaagttttcattatcgtcccaaaacaccacacgattctcagcgcaaaccgcccctgccgttttcgagaaggtttcggactgtagtagatcatttcgataagatcacgcccactgtgcgaacggtacagattgttctggaacctacgccaccgccagcgataaggctagaacattcgacggcaagagtataaatgccgacgcgcttcgccgcttgtcagttgttgaacgaaggccgatgctccgttcgccgctatcagtccgagactgctatctgtgcgagactgctgctgtaatcggactttccgtttactgggcacaggttcgcccaaataaacagttaaatcccaacacgaagtctcctgtcttcggccacgtcacgaccccgtgacatctggtggaggtgctgcttcgttcatgtaccggacgcccccgtcaagccgtgaacccagcccacgtcgcggagaagacaccgacgccaaccaagagcagcgaacaagccgccgacagtaaggtctcccaccggagtacgggcttctacaagacaagccgcggaaagccaaggccatgacctctactgcagcgactatgacaaccggagcgtcccagcccgcgatcgtcattcatcaacccagggaaccaccaacgtttcatgggtcatcgtttgaagacccggaaacctggctagaaacatacgaccgtgtggccgccctcaaccactgggacaacgaagaaaagctccgtcgtgtgtacttctacctggaagacaccgcaaggacctggctagagaatcgggagtccactctccgaacgtgggatgtcttctgcggcgcatttctgcaaacgttcgcgagcgtcgctcgcaaagagagggccgctgctctactagagacccgggttcagctaccaaatgaaaaggttggaatttttacagaggagatgacccgcctatttcgtcacgctgacccagacatgcctgaggagaagaaagttcgtttcctcatgcgaggggtcaaacaggagctgttcgcgggactagtgaggaatccaccgaacactgtccaagaatttgtatccgaggcgaccaccatcgaaaaaaccctggacatgcgcaccagacagtacaatcgtcgcctgactccagaatgcgctgctgctcaagccagtgactccgacaacctgcgtgaaacgatccgagcgatcgtgcgggaagagctgcgcaaactgttgccttcggcgcaacctcaagtggattcgatcgccgacattgtgcgagaagaagttcggcaatcgcttcgaattccccaaacaccgctgcccgagccagaaactatgagctacgccgctacagtgcgccacaacgctcctccccgtccacgccgaaacgccgccccgtcgcacttccgtcgccaggcaccaccgccgccaccacccccaccgacgacctaccgttcgccagcgggccagcgcagtgcaccgaggaaaaccgacgtttggcgcactcctgatcacCGCCCACTGTggtaccactgcggcgaggccgggcacacttaccgccgttgccagtaccgacagatgggactgcgtggcttcgccgtcgatgcaccacgtccgcagccaggcgaacggccacgtgacatcgccgactacctgacagcaactcaatggacaccacgaagtccttcccgtttgccgtcgcccagccgccgcatgtcaccgcacccccggcagtactccggcacaacgcggggccggtcttctagcccgtatccgggaaactaagggcagcaaccggtggaggtgcggttgctgtgcgacgaactaccgaagatcctccgacgacgacgacgccgcgacggagctttccgaacacaacgccaaccaggcaaagccctgactgcgaaagctcacttaccgaaggtggcctgacgacgcaacatggaagcagcggaacaagccgacgcagccgtgacccgacgccacgccctaactgtaatgcgagacggtgaactagcgacctcgacgttcttatcgacggccacagtgtgaccgctctcgtcgatactggagctgactattctgtcatcagtgggtcgttcgccgcgaagttaaagaaagttaggacagcttggaaaggccctgagatccgcacagctggaggtcatctcgtaacgcctgcaggaatctgcacagagagagtcaccattaacggccgtatttatcctacagacttcgtagtcctacagcgttgctcgagagatgtcatccttggcatggactccttatgcctccatggtgctgtcatcaacctaaaaacaaagtcgataacgttatccacagaagaagcactaccgccgcgcacgccgtcaggacaccatgccttgaatgtgctggaagaacaagtcactattccgcctcgctcaagcatcattatttcagtcggcgctcctaaatcacctgacttggaaggcgtcgttgaaggcagtcagcatctgttggttacccgaaatatttgcgtcgcaagaggaatggcatagctgcggggaggcaaaacaacggttatgctcacgaatttcagcaatgagtacaaacatgtgaacaaaggaacaatggtcgcatacatcgaagaaattgtcgaagccaccagtgctttcgccctcgccgatt is a genomic window containing:
- the LOC142813860 gene encoding uncharacterized protein LOC142813860, which codes for MNVPTLTNAISSLKAANITGDVRVLLSFTMIVGHFHLNHSFSLPARPSTNWEAMSWTMDGFQKTCKNNATFDVVGDGILRYEGIKGTEVFCFEDISTITQKVKQVNLDYKVMRSWAVFDTEFEDYKNVCGKGTFHRISKLKEYLQTLF